In Debaryomyces hansenii CBS767 chromosome A complete sequence, a genomic segment contains:
- a CDS encoding DEHA2D06974p (similar to uniprot|P32464 Saccharomyces cerevisiae YKL189W HYM1 Component of the RAM signaling network), whose product MAFLFKRNPKTAPDLVRVLNDQVAKLDLNNDNNKKYQDECSRYLKQIKVILHGGDDSEPQPEQISQLAQEIYSSDCLYHLISNMRKLDFDSRKDVLILFSTLLRRQIGSTSPTVSYLLNSKPDILVLLMKGPETQETGLICGQILRDCIKFEAINKFIINNPLFWSYFKYVQIPIFEIATDSFITLHDLLTTHKKLVSEFLASNYEIFTSHINQLIQSNNYVTKRQSVRLLAELVLQRQNQFFLNKYFDDTNNLKLIMLLLSDKSKNLQIEGFHIFKFFVAKPKKSQKILDILIKNKENFIAFFRNFNINSFNDSNLIDERDYILNEIQKLPDIERIN is encoded by the coding sequence ATGgcatttttatttaaaagGAATCCTAAAACAGCGCCAGATTTGGTTAGGGTATTAAATGATCAAGTGGCGAAGCTAGAtcttaataatgataacaatAAGAAGTATCAGGACGAATGCTCAAGGTATTTGAAGCAGATCAAGGTGATTCTCCATGGGGGAGACGATAGTGAACCGCAACCGGAGCAAATATCACAATTAGCACAAGAGATTTATTCGAGTGATTGTCTCTACCATTTGATCTCTAATATGCGTAAATTGGACTTTGATTCGAGAAAGGATGTGTTGATATTGTTCCTGACACTCTTACGACGACAGATTGGGAGCACTTCTCCCACCGTAAGCTACCTTCTTAACTCGAAGCCCGATATACTAGTTCTTTTGATGAAGGGACCGGAAACCCAAGAAACGGGGTTGATCTGCGGGCAAATCTTGAGAGATTGCATCAAATTTGAAGCGATCaacaaattcatcatcaacaacCCATTGTTTTGGAGCTATTTCAAGTATGTTCAAATCCCAATATTCGAGATTGCTACTGATTCATTCATTACTTTGCATGATTTATTGACGACGCACAAGAAGTTAGTATCGGAATTTCTAGCCAGTAACTATGAGATCTTCACATCCCATATAAACCAGTTGATTCAGTCGAACAATTACGTTACAAAGCGCCAAAGTGTCAGATTATTGGCAGAGCTAGTTTTGCAGAGACAGAACCAgttctttttgaataaatacTTCGACGATACAAACAACTTGAAATTAATCATGTTGTTGTTAAGTGACAAGCTGAAAAATCTACAGATCGAAGGGTTCcatatttttaaatttttcgtTGCTAAGCCTAAAAAATCCCAAAAGATTTTGGATATCCTTATCAAGAATAAAGAGAATTTCATAGCATTTTTCAGAAACTTTAACATTAACAGTTTCAACGATTCAAATCTAATCGATGAGAGggattatattttaaatgaaattcaaaaattacctgatattgaaagaattaactAG